The following proteins are co-located in the Diaphorobacter sp. HDW4B genome:
- a CDS encoding acetyl/propionyl/methylcrotonyl-CoA carboxylase subunit alpha, with translation MFTKILIANRGEIACRVIATARKMGIKTVAVYSDADKEARHVKLADEAVRLGPAPSRESYLLGEKIIEACKQTGAQAVHPGYGFLSENEGFAKRCEEEGIAFIGPKSHSIAAMGDKIASKKLANEAKVNTIPGYNDAIAGPDQAVEIAKNIGYPVMIKASAGGGGKGLRVAFNDKEAHEGFASCQNEARNSFGDDRIFIEKFVQEPRHIEIQVLGDSHGNVIYLNERECSIQRRHQKVIEEAPSPFISDATRKAMGEQAVQLAKAVKYQSAGTVEFVVGKDQDFYFLEMNTRLQVEHPVTECITGLDLVEQMIRVAAGEKLSFAQADVKREGWAIECRINAEDPFRNFLPSTGRLVRFQPPEQNMFQSEAGIKDGVRVDTGVYEGGEIPMYYDSMIAKLIVHGKDRNDAITKMREALNGFVIRGISSNIPFQAALLAHPKFVTGDFNTGFIAENYANGFHAEDVPHADPDFLVALAGYMNRRYRARASGISGQLTGHEVQVGAKFTVVVLGATGDNKHFPIEVTDYDLEKRSSTVTVNGKTYAITSTAGLGDIRVQGECNGQAFTAQVERGTAKNPLALRVIHNGTQIDALVLSPLGAELHKLMPFKAPPDMSKFLLSPMPGLLVDVAVQPGQKIQAGEKLAVIEAMKMENILFAAQDGVVSKVIAGKGESLAVDQVIIEFE, from the coding sequence ATGTTTACCAAGATTCTTATCGCAAACCGCGGCGAGATCGCCTGCCGCGTGATCGCCACCGCCCGCAAGATGGGCATCAAGACCGTGGCGGTCTATTCCGACGCTGACAAGGAAGCGCGTCACGTCAAGCTGGCCGACGAGGCCGTTCGCCTGGGCCCAGCGCCCAGCCGCGAGTCCTATCTGCTGGGCGAGAAAATCATCGAAGCCTGCAAGCAGACCGGCGCACAGGCTGTGCACCCCGGCTACGGCTTCCTGTCGGAAAACGAAGGCTTTGCCAAGCGTTGCGAAGAAGAGGGCATTGCCTTCATCGGTCCCAAGTCGCACTCCATCGCTGCGATGGGCGACAAGATCGCTTCCAAGAAGCTGGCCAACGAAGCCAAGGTCAACACCATTCCTGGCTACAACGATGCCATCGCTGGCCCGGACCAAGCCGTGGAAATCGCCAAGAACATTGGCTATCCCGTGATGATCAAGGCTTCGGCCGGCGGCGGCGGCAAGGGCCTGCGTGTGGCGTTCAACGACAAGGAAGCGCACGAAGGTTTCGCGTCCTGCCAGAACGAAGCACGCAACAGCTTTGGCGATGACCGCATCTTCATCGAGAAGTTCGTTCAGGAGCCGCGCCACATCGAAATCCAGGTGCTGGGCGACTCGCACGGCAACGTGATTTATCTGAACGAGCGCGAGTGCTCGATCCAGCGCCGTCACCAGAAGGTGATCGAGGAAGCACCATCGCCGTTCATCAGCGACGCGACTCGCAAGGCCATGGGCGAGCAGGCCGTGCAACTGGCCAAGGCCGTGAAGTACCAATCCGCAGGTACCGTGGAATTCGTGGTCGGCAAGGACCAGGACTTCTACTTCCTCGAAATGAACACGCGTCTGCAGGTGGAGCACCCGGTGACGGAATGCATCACCGGCCTCGACCTGGTCGAGCAGATGATCCGCGTGGCCGCTGGCGAAAAGCTGAGCTTCGCGCAAGCCGACGTGAAGCGTGAAGGCTGGGCGATCGAGTGCCGCATCAACGCGGAAGACCCGTTCCGCAACTTCCTGCCATCGACGGGCCGTCTGGTGCGCTTCCAGCCACCGGAGCAGAACATGTTCCAGTCCGAAGCCGGCATCAAGGATGGCGTGCGCGTGGACACCGGCGTGTACGAAGGCGGCGAGATCCCGATGTACTACGACTCGATGATCGCCAAGCTCATCGTGCACGGCAAGGACCGCAACGACGCCATCACCAAGATGCGCGAAGCCCTCAACGGCTTCGTGATTCGCGGCATCAGCTCGAACATTCCTTTCCAGGCCGCGCTGCTCGCGCATCCCAAGTTCGTGACGGGTGACTTCAACACCGGCTTCATCGCCGAGAACTACGCCAACGGCTTCCACGCCGAAGACGTGCCTCACGCCGATCCCGACTTCCTCGTCGCGCTGGCTGGCTACATGAACCGTCGCTACCGCGCACGCGCTTCCGGCATCAGCGGCCAGCTGACCGGCCACGAAGTGCAAGTGGGTGCCAAGTTCACCGTCGTCGTGCTCGGCGCAACGGGTGACAACAAGCACTTCCCGATCGAAGTCACCGACTACGATCTGGAAAAGCGCTCCAGCACCGTGACCGTCAACGGCAAGACCTACGCCATCACCAGCACCGCCGGTCTGGGCGACATCCGCGTGCAAGGCGAGTGCAACGGCCAGGCGTTCACCGCCCAAGTCGAACGCGGCACCGCCAAGAACCCGCTGGCCCTGCGCGTGATCCACAACGGCACGCAGATCGACGCACTGGTGCTGTCGCCCTTGGGCGCTGAGCTGCACAAGCTCATGCCTTTCAAGGCACCGCCAGACATGTCCAAGTTCCTGCTCTCGCCCATGCCCGGCCTGCTGGTCGACGTGGCAGTGCAGCCTGGCCAGAAGATTCAGGCAGGTGAAAAGCTGGCAGTGATCGAAGCCATGAAGATGGAAAACATCCTCTTCGCCGCGCAAGACGGCGTGGTCAGCAAGGTGATCGCAGGCAAGGGCGAATCGCTGGCCGTGGATCAAGTGATCATCGAGTTCGAGTGA
- a CDS encoding acyl-CoA carboxylase subunit beta, with the protein MQDILEQLEKKRELARLGGGQKRIDSQHKKGKLTARERIELLLDDGTFEEWDMFVEHRCTDFGMEDTKIPGDGVVTGYGMINGRLVFVFSQDFTVFGGALSETHAEKICKIMDQAMKVGAPVIGLNDSGGARIQEGVASLGGYADVFQKNVMASGVVPQISMIMGPCAGGAVYSPAMTDFIFMVKDSSYMFVTGPEVVKTVTHEEVTAEELGGAVTHTSKSGVADMAFENDVEALMMLRRLYNYLPLNNKEKPPVRPSRDPADRADLSLDTLVPENANKPYDMKELIVKTVDDGDFFELQPEYAKNIIIGFARMEGQTVGIVANQPLVLAGCLDIKSSIKAARFVRFCDAFNIPVVTFVDVPGFMPGTSQEYGGIIKHGAKLLYAYAECTVPKITVITRKAYGGAYDVMASKHLRGDVNLAWPHAEIAVMGAKGAVEIIFREDKNDPVKLAAREAEYKERFANPFVAGARGFIDDVIQPHETRKRICRSLSMLKNKQLENPWRKHGNIPL; encoded by the coding sequence ATGCAAGACATCCTTGAGCAACTGGAAAAAAAGCGCGAACTCGCGCGACTCGGAGGCGGCCAAAAGCGCATCGACTCCCAGCACAAGAAGGGCAAGCTCACCGCGCGTGAACGCATCGAGCTGCTGCTGGACGACGGCACGTTCGAAGAATGGGACATGTTCGTGGAGCACCGCTGCACGGACTTCGGCATGGAAGACACCAAGATCCCCGGCGACGGCGTGGTCACCGGCTACGGCATGATCAATGGCCGTCTGGTCTTCGTGTTCAGCCAGGACTTCACCGTGTTCGGCGGCGCGCTGTCGGAAACGCACGCTGAGAAGATCTGCAAGATCATGGACCAGGCCATGAAGGTCGGCGCTCCGGTGATCGGCCTGAACGACTCGGGCGGTGCGCGCATTCAAGAAGGCGTGGCCTCGCTCGGCGGCTATGCCGACGTGTTCCAGAAGAACGTGATGGCTTCGGGCGTGGTGCCGCAGATCTCCATGATCATGGGCCCCTGCGCTGGCGGTGCGGTGTACTCGCCCGCGATGACCGACTTCATCTTCATGGTCAAGGATTCGAGCTACATGTTCGTGACCGGCCCTGAAGTCGTGAAGACAGTGACGCACGAAGAAGTGACTGCCGAAGAACTCGGCGGCGCGGTGACGCACACGTCCAAGAGCGGTGTGGCCGACATGGCCTTCGAGAACGACGTCGAAGCACTGATGATGCTGCGTCGCCTGTACAACTACCTGCCGCTCAACAACAAGGAAAAGCCACCGGTTCGCCCAAGCCGCGACCCGGCCGACCGCGCTGACCTGAGCCTCGACACGCTGGTTCCTGAAAACGCGAACAAGCCGTACGACATGAAGGAACTCATCGTCAAGACGGTGGACGATGGCGACTTCTTCGAGCTGCAACCCGAATACGCCAAGAACATCATCATCGGCTTTGCGCGCATGGAAGGCCAGACCGTCGGCATCGTCGCCAACCAGCCGCTGGTGCTGGCCGGCTGTCTCGACATCAAGAGCTCCATCAAGGCCGCACGTTTCGTGCGTTTCTGCGATGCGTTCAACATCCCGGTCGTCACTTTCGTGGACGTGCCAGGCTTCATGCCCGGTACATCACAAGAGTACGGCGGCATCATCAAGCACGGCGCCAAGCTGCTGTACGCATACGCCGAATGCACCGTGCCGAAGATCACCGTCATCACCCGCAAGGCCTACGGCGGCGCGTACGACGTGATGGCCTCCAAGCACTTGCGCGGTGACGTGAATCTGGCTTGGCCACATGCAGAAATCGCTGTGATGGGTGCCAAGGGCGCCGTGGAAATCATCTTCCGCGAAGACAAGAACGATCCCGTGAAGCTCGCCGCCCGCGAAGCCGAATACAAGGAACGTTTCGCCAACCCGTTCGTGGCAGGTGCACGCGGCTTCATCGACGACGTGATCCAGCCGCACGAAACCCGCAAGCGCATCTGCCGTTCGCTCTCGATGCTCAAGAACAAGCAGCTTGAGAATCCGTGGCGCAAGCACGGGAACATCCCGCTCTAA
- the scpA gene encoding methylmalonyl-CoA mutase, giving the protein MTDASKPRDNFAAPSMEDWHKAAAKSAPNGDVSALNWITPDGISVKPLYTEEDISGLQYTNTLPGMEPYIRGPQATMYAVRPWTIRQYAGFSTAEESNAFYRKALAAGGQGVSVAFDLATHRGYDSDHPRVTGDVGKAGVAIDSVEDMKILFDQIPLDKVSVSMTMNGAVLPVLAGYVVAAEEQGVSQDKLSGTIQNDILKEFMVRNTYIYPPQPSMKIIGDIIEYTAKNMPKFNSISISGYHMQEAGANQALELAFTLADGKEYVKTAIAKGMDVDEFAGRLSFFWAIGMNFYLEIAKMRAARLLWCRIMKGTGAKKPKSLMLRTHCQTSGWSLTEQDPYNNVVRTTIEAMAAVFGGTQSLHTNALDEAIALPTEFSARIARNTQLIIQEETHITNVIDPWAGSYMMEKLTQDMADAAWKIIEEVEEMGGMTKAVDSGWAKLKIEAAAAEKQARIDSGKDVIVGVNKYKLAKEDKVDILEVDNVKVRDNQIKRLNDMKAKRDDKAVQAALAALTEAAKSGQGNLLDLAIKAIRLRASVGEVSDALEKEFGRHRADTQKVTGVYAAAYDSAEGWDKLKGEINTAAEDLGRRPRVMIAKLGQDGHDRGAKVVATAFADLGFDVDMGPLFQTPEECARQAIENDVHAVGVSTLAAGHKTLVPAIIEELKKQGADDIIVFVGGVIPAQDYDFLYGAGVKGVYGPGTPIPASAKDVLEQIRKAQAA; this is encoded by the coding sequence ATGACCGACGCATCCAAACCCCGAGACAACTTTGCCGCTCCCAGTATGGAAGACTGGCACAAAGCCGCCGCCAAGTCCGCGCCCAATGGCGACGTGTCGGCACTGAACTGGATCACGCCGGATGGCATTTCGGTCAAGCCGCTGTACACGGAGGAAGACATCAGCGGTCTGCAATACACCAACACGCTGCCGGGCATGGAGCCCTACATCCGTGGCCCGCAGGCCACGATGTACGCCGTGCGCCCATGGACGATCCGCCAGTACGCAGGTTTTTCCACCGCTGAAGAATCCAACGCCTTCTATCGCAAGGCACTGGCTGCGGGTGGTCAGGGCGTTTCCGTGGCGTTCGACCTGGCTACGCACCGTGGCTACGACTCCGACCATCCTCGCGTGACGGGCGACGTCGGCAAGGCCGGTGTGGCAATCGATTCGGTCGAGGACATGAAGATCCTGTTCGACCAGATCCCGCTGGACAAGGTTTCCGTCTCCATGACCATGAACGGCGCTGTGCTGCCCGTGCTGGCCGGGTACGTGGTGGCAGCGGAAGAGCAGGGCGTTTCCCAGGACAAGCTCTCCGGAACCATTCAGAACGACATTCTGAAAGAGTTCATGGTGCGCAACACCTACATTTACCCGCCGCAGCCGTCGATGAAGATCATCGGCGACATCATCGAGTACACGGCCAAGAACATGCCCAAGTTCAACTCGATCTCGATCTCGGGCTATCACATGCAGGAAGCCGGTGCCAACCAGGCGCTGGAACTCGCGTTCACGCTGGCGGACGGCAAGGAATACGTGAAGACCGCCATCGCCAAGGGCATGGACGTGGATGAATTCGCGGGCCGCCTCTCGTTCTTCTGGGCGATCGGCATGAACTTCTATCTGGAAATCGCCAAGATGCGCGCCGCCCGTCTGCTGTGGTGCCGCATCATGAAGGGTACGGGTGCCAAGAAGCCCAAGAGCCTGATGCTGCGCACGCACTGCCAGACCTCCGGCTGGTCGCTCACCGAGCAGGACCCGTACAACAACGTCGTGCGCACCACGATTGAAGCGATGGCAGCCGTGTTCGGCGGCACGCAGTCGCTGCACACCAACGCGCTGGATGAAGCGATTGCACTGCCCACCGAGTTCAGCGCCCGCATCGCCCGCAACACGCAGCTCATCATTCAGGAAGAGACCCACATCACCAACGTGATCGATCCATGGGCTGGCTCCTACATGATGGAAAAGCTCACGCAGGACATGGCCGATGCCGCGTGGAAGATCATCGAAGAAGTCGAAGAAATGGGCGGCATGACCAAGGCCGTGGACAGCGGCTGGGCCAAGCTGAAGATCGAAGCCGCCGCCGCTGAAAAGCAGGCGCGCATCGACTCCGGCAAGGACGTGATCGTCGGCGTAAACAAGTACAAGCTGGCCAAGGAAGACAAGGTCGACATCCTTGAAGTGGACAACGTCAAGGTGCGCGACAACCAGATCAAGCGCCTGAACGACATGAAGGCCAAGCGCGACGACAAGGCCGTGCAAGCCGCACTGGCTGCGCTGACCGAAGCCGCCAAGTCCGGCCAGGGCAACCTGCTGGATCTGGCCATCAAGGCCATCCGCCTGCGCGCTTCCGTGGGTGAAGTCTCCGACGCGCTCGAAAAGGAATTCGGCCGCCATCGTGCCGATACACAAAAGGTGACCGGTGTGTACGCTGCTGCTTATGACTCCGCAGAAGGTTGGGACAAGCTCAAGGGCGAAATCAACACCGCCGCCGAAGACCTGGGCCGCCGCCCACGCGTGATGATCGCCAAGCTCGGCCAGGACGGTCACGACCGTGGCGCCAAGGTGGTTGCCACCGCGTTTGCCGATCTGGGCTTCGACGTGGACATGGGCCCGCTGTTCCAGACACCGGAAGAGTGCGCTCGCCAGGCGATTGAAAACGACGTGCACGCTGTCGGTGTTTCCACGCTGGCTGCAGGCCACAAGACGCTGGTTCCTGCCATCATCGAAGAGCTCAAGAAGCAAGGCGCTGACGACATCATCGTCTTCGTCGGCGGCGTGATTCCTGCGCAGGACTACGACTTCCTGTACGGCGCGGGTGTGAAGGGCGTCTATGGCCCCGGCACACCGATTCCGGCCAGCGCGAAGGATGTGCTGGAGCAGATCCGCAAGGCACAGGCTGCGTGA
- a CDS encoding LysR family transcriptional regulator has translation MKFDTTTVSLVIAIAEEGSISRASDRLGLAVAAASKRVSDLEAQLGVKLFKRQPHGVKVTEAGTKLLSHIRQIDNLTQRLVGDAQAVRYGREGRVIIGAPKSAIIPFLAREIAGIQRKYPGIVLQIVEENSRIVQKLLRDKVIDIGIYEKTSGFIDLPRFDYRQDHLEVIYSRQHFELPSSALSVEQLIELPIITLGRGSAILASLHRAHQSRGRVFRNDFTVSGFDSMLALVREGIGVGLMPPDIFQSLHPEADLVSAPLDGDWHERSYMLSFIEGQAQHETLRNVVSELLPGVAMAT, from the coding sequence ATGAAGTTCGACACCACGACCGTGAGCCTGGTCATCGCCATTGCCGAAGAAGGCAGCATTTCGCGCGCCTCGGATCGGCTTGGGCTGGCTGTCGCGGCGGCCTCCAAACGCGTGAGCGATCTGGAGGCGCAGCTTGGCGTGAAGCTGTTCAAGCGCCAACCGCATGGCGTGAAGGTGACGGAGGCGGGCACCAAGCTGCTCTCGCACATTCGGCAGATCGACAACCTCACGCAGCGTCTGGTGGGCGATGCGCAGGCGGTGAGATATGGGCGCGAGGGCCGCGTGATCATCGGCGCGCCCAAGTCGGCGATCATTCCATTTCTGGCGCGCGAGATTGCGGGCATCCAGCGCAAGTATCCGGGCATCGTGTTGCAGATCGTCGAGGAGAACAGCCGTATCGTTCAGAAGCTGCTGCGCGACAAGGTGATCGACATCGGCATCTATGAAAAGACCAGCGGCTTCATCGACCTGCCGCGCTTCGACTACCGGCAGGATCATCTGGAGGTGATCTACAGCCGCCAGCATTTCGAGTTGCCGAGCAGCGCGCTGAGCGTGGAGCAACTGATCGAGTTGCCCATCATCACGCTGGGTCGCGGCTCGGCGATTCTTGCGTCGCTGCACCGCGCGCACCAAAGTCGCGGGCGGGTGTTCCGCAACGATTTCACGGTAAGCGGTTTCGACTCCATGCTCGCTCTGGTGCGCGAAGGCATTGGCGTGGGACTGATGCCGCCGGACATCTTTCAAAGCCTGCATCCGGAGGCCGACCTCGTCAGTGCGCCGCTCGACGGCGATTGGCATGAACGCAGCTACATGCTGTCGTTCATCGAAGGGCAGGCGCAGCACGAGACGCTGCGCAATGTGGTGAGCGAGTTGCTGCCCGGCGTTGCGATGGCAACTTAG
- a CDS encoding CynX/NimT family MFS transporter has translation MTTKNNVAPPPSPASAPTASTGLDTLAITLVIIAGVVSALHVGKAPIAVPQMQQEFNRSLAGLSWVMSVFPIVGMIGGLIAGILVQRQGDRSMLILGLVILGAASMAAVALPSCGWLITTRVVEGLGFLLIVVAAPAVLNRLTPPERRLIVFGIWSCFMGAGISLSMLLGPVLGDWHVLWIVDGALALLIAFGVALKVRPAASNKNQALSMPTSKEIWSVAGSPAPLFLALAFGAYNLQFFAFMSFLPSFLMEHAHLTLPQAGIAAAITVAANMFGNLLAGWSLQRGARPAVLLAFTFAINGVLGSLIYLAPLSAWALIALCVIFSAIAGIIPGTCIATAPRIAPKPALAALSLGVLMQGNYLGQVVGPVMLGALMASWGWAAAGGQIAVAAVFGVALAVGFQKARRA, from the coding sequence ATGACAACCAAGAACAACGTTGCACCGCCGCCCTCACCCGCATCCGCACCCACCGCCAGCACGGGCCTTGATACGCTGGCCATCACACTGGTCATCATCGCCGGCGTTGTCTCTGCTCTGCATGTAGGCAAGGCTCCCATCGCCGTGCCGCAGATGCAGCAGGAGTTCAACCGCAGCCTCGCGGGCCTGAGCTGGGTGATGTCGGTCTTCCCCATCGTCGGCATGATCGGCGGCCTGATCGCCGGGATTCTCGTGCAGCGTCAAGGTGATCGATCCATGCTCATTCTGGGCCTGGTGATTCTCGGCGCAGCCAGCATGGCGGCGGTCGCTCTGCCCTCCTGCGGCTGGCTGATCACCACGCGCGTGGTCGAAGGCCTGGGCTTTCTGCTCATCGTCGTGGCCGCACCGGCAGTGCTCAACCGGCTGACACCGCCCGAGCGCCGCCTCATCGTGTTCGGCATCTGGAGCTGCTTCATGGGCGCAGGCATTTCGCTGTCGATGCTGCTCGGTCCCGTGCTGGGCGACTGGCATGTACTCTGGATCGTCGACGGTGCACTCGCGCTGCTGATCGCATTCGGCGTGGCCTTGAAAGTTCGCCCCGCCGCCAGCAACAAAAATCAAGCGCTGAGCATGCCCACCAGCAAAGAAATCTGGAGCGTAGCAGGTTCTCCCGCGCCGCTGTTTCTGGCCCTCGCATTCGGAGCCTACAACCTGCAGTTCTTCGCCTTCATGAGCTTTCTGCCCAGCTTTCTCATGGAGCATGCCCATCTCACCTTGCCCCAGGCAGGCATCGCCGCAGCCATCACCGTGGCCGCCAATATGTTCGGCAACCTGCTAGCAGGCTGGAGCCTGCAACGCGGCGCGCGGCCTGCCGTGCTTTTGGCTTTCACATTCGCCATCAACGGCGTGCTGGGATCACTCATCTACCTCGCACCACTCAGCGCCTGGGCCTTGATTGCCCTGTGCGTGATCTTCTCCGCCATCGCAGGCATCATCCCCGGCACCTGCATCGCCACCGCCCCACGCATCGCGCCGAAGCCTGCGTTGGCGGCATTGAGTCTCGGTGTGCTCATGCAGGGCAACTACCTTGGGCAGGTGGTGGGCCCAGTCATGTTGGGAGCATTGATGGCCAGTTGGGGATGGGCCGCAGCCGGCGGGCAGATTGCGGTGGCTGCGGTGTTTGGGGTGGCGTTGGCTGTGGGGTTTCAGAAAGCGCGACGGGCGTAG
- a CDS encoding DUF4240 domain-containing protein, whose protein sequence is MVNKRTTLLCFCLISLVACSHDVNVNLATKTMSEIRFWSLIEQAKGSGGDLEHAHRLTRLLVQLQPTEIIEFQILLDQFHSKASLGDLWAAGALLNNGHATDDGFEYFRYWLIAQGEQRYLRALSNPDSLADLHDATKDKEQSNAEWESYGAAPYQAYLTTTGKNIHAAVQQQLTQGNKRFPTSSFNLESYPDDDIKKRLPRLWKKYGMKATESASLQASSDLQTIEIAGLGRVSVGDYLTHKKLGAGKVVKLIDDGSHVTGILVFGDNERPMLLSGDFSKFWVTGRP, encoded by the coding sequence ATGGTCAATAAGCGCACAACACTTCTATGTTTTTGCTTGATTTCTCTTGTTGCTTGCAGTCATGATGTAAACGTTAATTTAGCCACTAAAACCATGTCTGAAATTCGTTTTTGGAGTTTGATCGAACAAGCAAAAGGTTCAGGCGGCGACTTGGAGCATGCGCATCGACTGACTAGACTTTTGGTGCAGTTGCAACCAACAGAAATTATCGAATTTCAAATTCTCCTTGATCAATTCCACTCCAAAGCCTCCTTGGGAGATCTTTGGGCTGCTGGTGCGCTGCTCAACAATGGACACGCAACGGATGATGGATTTGAGTACTTTCGTTACTGGCTGATTGCTCAAGGTGAGCAAAGATATCTACGTGCACTGAGTAATCCCGACTCGCTTGCAGATCTGCATGATGCGACAAAAGATAAAGAGCAATCAAATGCAGAATGGGAGTCATATGGCGCAGCACCATATCAGGCTTACTTGACCACGACTGGAAAAAATATCCATGCAGCAGTCCAACAACAGTTGACTCAAGGTAATAAGCGATTTCCTACAAGCTCTTTCAATCTGGAAAGCTATCCTGACGACGATATAAAAAAACGCCTGCCACGTCTGTGGAAAAAGTACGGAATGAAAGCAACAGAGAGTGCCTCGTTGCAAGCCTCTTCTGATTTGCAGACGATTGAAATTGCGGGTCTTGGGCGCGTTTCAGTGGGTGACTACTTGACTCACAAGAAACTGGGCGCAGGCAAGGTCGTAAAGCTAATCGACGATGGCAGCCATGTAACCGGCATTCTGGTCTTTGGCGACAACGAACGCCCAATGCTCCTATCCGGTGATTTCTCCAAGTTTTGGGTGACTGGACGACCATAG
- the meaB gene encoding methylmalonyl Co-A mutase-associated GTPase MeaB, with the protein MTPQELLNGILQGNPAVQRRSMAKAITLLESTRADHRAQADELLTAMLPHTGKSFRLGISGVPGVGKSTFIETLGLYLIGKGLRVAVLAIDPSSTVSGGSILGDKTRMEHLSVNPNAYIRPSPSSGTLGGVAEKTRESMLVCEAAGYDVVIIETVGVGQSEIAVHGMTDMFCLLQLPNAGDDLQAIKKGVMEIADLVVINKADIDPHAATRAQAQITSSLRLLGMHGNPDHAHHNELLWQPRVVQISALKGDGVDSFWNAVDEFKRLQTNNGKLQLRREKQSLAWMWERIDFGLKQAFRSHPQVRGLLPQMQSDVAAGRVAASTAARALLAAQDTTI; encoded by the coding sequence ATGACTCCACAGGAGTTGTTGAACGGCATTCTGCAGGGCAATCCGGCAGTGCAGCGGCGTTCCATGGCCAAGGCCATCACACTGCTGGAATCGACCCGCGCCGATCATCGTGCGCAGGCCGATGAACTGCTGACCGCCATGCTTCCGCACACCGGCAAGTCGTTCCGACTGGGCATCAGCGGCGTTCCGGGCGTGGGCAAATCCACGTTCATCGAAACGCTGGGGCTGTACCTGATCGGCAAGGGTCTGCGCGTGGCGGTGCTGGCGATCGATCCTTCATCGACGGTGTCCGGTGGCTCGATTCTGGGCGACAAGACGCGCATGGAGCATCTCTCCGTCAACCCGAATGCCTACATTCGCCCAAGCCCTTCGAGTGGCACTTTGGGCGGTGTGGCAGAGAAGACGCGCGAGTCCATGCTGGTCTGCGAGGCGGCGGGCTACGATGTGGTGATCATCGAAACCGTCGGCGTCGGCCAAAGCGAAATCGCGGTGCACGGCATGACGGACATGTTCTGCCTGCTGCAACTGCCGAACGCTGGTGACGACCTGCAAGCCATCAAAAAGGGCGTGATGGAAATCGCCGATCTGGTGGTGATCAACAAGGCCGACATCGACCCCCACGCGGCAACGCGCGCGCAGGCGCAGATCACATCGAGCCTGCGTTTGCTCGGCATGCACGGCAACCCCGATCACGCGCATCACAACGAGCTGCTGTGGCAGCCCCGCGTGGTGCAGATCAGCGCCTTGAAGGGCGATGGCGTGGACAGCTTCTGGAACGCCGTCGATGAATTCAAACGCCTGCAAACCAACAACGGCAAGCTGCAACTGCGCCGCGAAAAGCAATCGCTGGCGTGGATGTGGGAGCGCATCGACTTCGGTCTCAAGCAAGCCTTCCGCAGCCACCCGCAAGTGCGCGGGCTGCTGCCCCAAATGCAATCCGACGTGGCCGCGGGCCGCGTCGCCGCATCGACTGCCGCACGCGCCTTGCTTGCGGCACAAGACACAACCATCTGA